One genomic window of Chanos chanos chromosome 13, fChaCha1.1, whole genome shotgun sequence includes the following:
- the fbxo31 gene encoding F-box only protein 31 isoform X3, whose translation MAVCARLCGVGQSRRCRRRQSHNQQDKQSDSDMDIDEEEEERIVGKMRADADGGCPEISDGAGPRGANDASAKRVGASVNRLCYEDTGCVGPPNPKSLLDLPPELLVEIFSSLPGTALPNLALVCKKFRQILSTETIWRRRCLEEFGMKEDLRRMEVVGVSSRELYVKLLHPYRHILGLWQPDIGPYGGLLNVVVDGLFIIGWMYLPPHDPRVEDPMRRRPLFRIHMWENNKATVECMYGHKGPHKGDIQVVKKDEFSTKCNQTDHHRMPGGRQEEFRTWLEEEWGRTLEDIFHEHMQELILMKFIYTSQYDNCLTYRRIYLPPCLPSDLMQPGLFKGTYGSHGLEIIMLSFHGPRAKATKLTGDPNVPAGQLTLDIDLNRPVCLPDLEHQRNIEELSRLVLGVHEEAQRDAQGQDTPPVGAEGASVAEGLEPAVTACAEGTGPTGANSTPSQPQPFILPLGVMARNEVYPRTCKLCFYGTGLIAGHGFTSPERTPGLFVLFDEDRFGFIWLELKSFSLYSRLTDQLSHAQAPSMERFEAMLRNMQSWTS comes from the exons ATGGCTGTGTGTGCCAGGCTCTGCGGAGTGGGTCAGTCGCGTCGGTGCAGACGGCGGCAGAGTCACAATCAGCAGGATAAGCAGAGTGATTCTGATATGGACATagacgaagaggaggaagagaggattGTTGGCAAAATGAGAGCCGATGCTGACGGTGGTTGTCCTGAGATCTCCGATGGTGCAGGGCCTAGGGGGGCAAATGACGCCTCAGCTAAACGTGTTGGTGCAAGTGTCAACAGACTCTGTTACGAAGACACTGGTTGTGTAGGGCCACCTAATCCGAAGTCTTTGTTGGATTTACCGCCTGAGCTTCTGGTGGAAATCTTTTCTTCCCTGCCCGGTACAGCTCTGCCAAACCTGGCTTTGGTATGCAAGAAATTCAGGCAAATCCTCAGCACGGAAACGATTTGGAGAAGGCGTTGCTTAGAGG AATTTGGCATGAAGGAAGACCTGCGCAGGATGGAAGTGGTGGGAGTGTCCAGTCGAGAGCTGTATGTTAAAC TACTTCATCCATACCGACACATTCTGGGCCTTTGGCAGCCAGACATAGGCCCCTATGGAGGGCTTCTTAATGTTGTG GTTGATGGATTGTTCATAATTGGGTGGATGTACCTACCCCCCCATGACCCACGCGTGGAGGACCCCATGCGCCGTCGTCCGCTTTTTCGGATACACATGTGGGAGAATAACAAAGCCACTGTGGAGTGTATGTACGGCCATAAGGGTCCTCACAAAGGAGACATTCAGGTGG TGAAGAAGGATGAATTCTCCACCAAATGTAACCAGACAGATCATCATCGCATGCCAGGGGGGAGGCAGGAG gAATTTCGTACGTGGCTGGAGGAGGAATGGGGACGGACACTGGAAGACATTTTCCATGAACACATGCAGGAGCTGATACTCATGAAATTCATTTACACCAGCCAGTATGA TAATTGCTTGACGTACCGTCGGATATACCTCCCGCCGTGCCTACCTTCAGACCTGATGCAGCCCGGCCTCTTTAAAGGAACTTATGGCAGTCATGGGCTGGAGATCATAATGCTGAGCTTCCATGGCCCACGTGCCAAGGCAACCAAGCTAACT GGAGACCCAAATGTGCCAGCAGGTCAGCTGACGTTAGATATTGACCTGAACCGGCCGGTGTGTCTACCAGACCTCGAGCATCAGAGGAACATTGAAGAGTTGTCCCGCCTGGTGCTTGGGGTCCATGAGGAAGCACAGCGGGATGCACAGGGCCAAGACACCCCCCCTGTAGGGGCTGAAGGAGCCAGTGTGGCAGAGGGACTAGAACCTGCTGTGACAGCTTGCGCAGAGGGTACTGGGCCCACAGGTGCCAACAGTACCCCTTCTCAGCCCCAGCCTTTCATCCTACCTCTGGGTGTCATGGCGCGTAATGAGGTTTATCCCCGCACGTGCAAGTTGTG CTTCTATGGGACTGGCCTGATTGCCGGTCATGGCTTTACGAGTCCAGAACGCACTCCGGGCCTGTTTGTGCTGTTCGATGAGGACCGCTTTGGCTTCATCTGGCTGGAACTCAAGTCCTTCAGCCTGTATAGTCGTCTAACAGACCAGCTGTCCCATGCTCAGGCCCCCAGTATGGAGCGTTTTGAGGCCATGCTGCGTAACATGCAGTCCTGGACATCCTGA
- the fbxo31 gene encoding F-box only protein 31 isoform X2 — protein sequence MAVCARLCGVGQSRRCRRRQSHNQQDKQSDSDMDIDEEEEERIVGKMRADADGGCPEISDGAGPRGANDASAKRVGASVNRLCYEDTGCVGPPNPKSLLDLPPELLVEIFSSLPGTALPNLALVCKKFRQILSTETIWRRRCLEEFGMKEDLRRMEVVGVSSRELYVKLLHPYRHILGLWQPDIGPYGGLLNVVVDGLFIIGWMYLPPHDPRVEDPMRRRPLFRIHMWENNKATVECMYGHKGPHKGDIQTVKKDEFSTKCNQTDHHRMPGGRQEEFRTWLEEEWGRTLEDIFHEHMQELILMKFIYTSQYDNCLTYRRIYLPPCLPSDLMQPGLFKGTYGSHGLEIIMLSFHGPRAKATKLTGDPNVPAGQLTLDIDLNRPVCLPDLEHQRNIEELSRLVLGVHEEAQRDAQGQDTPPVGAEGASVAEGLEPAVTACAEGTGPTGANSTPSQPQPFILPLGVMARNEVYPRTCKLCFYGTGLIAGHGFTSPERTPGLFVLFDEDRFGFIWLELKSFSLYSRLTDQLSHAQAPSMERFEAMLRNMQSWTS from the exons ATGGCTGTGTGTGCCAGGCTCTGCGGAGTGGGTCAGTCGCGTCGGTGCAGACGGCGGCAGAGTCACAATCAGCAGGATAAGCAGAGTGATTCTGATATGGACATagacgaagaggaggaagagaggattGTTGGCAAAATGAGAGCCGATGCTGACGGTGGTTGTCCTGAGATCTCCGATGGTGCAGGGCCTAGGGGGGCAAATGACGCCTCAGCTAAACGTGTTGGTGCAAGTGTCAACAGACTCTGTTACGAAGACACTGGTTGTGTAGGGCCACCTAATCCGAAGTCTTTGTTGGATTTACCGCCTGAGCTTCTGGTGGAAATCTTTTCTTCCCTGCCCGGTACAGCTCTGCCAAACCTGGCTTTGGTATGCAAGAAATTCAGGCAAATCCTCAGCACGGAAACGATTTGGAGAAGGCGTTGCTTAGAGG AATTTGGCATGAAGGAAGACCTGCGCAGGATGGAAGTGGTGGGAGTGTCCAGTCGAGAGCTGTATGTTAAAC TACTTCATCCATACCGACACATTCTGGGCCTTTGGCAGCCAGACATAGGCCCCTATGGAGGGCTTCTTAATGTTGTG GTTGATGGATTGTTCATAATTGGGTGGATGTACCTACCCCCCCATGACCCACGCGTGGAGGACCCCATGCGCCGTCGTCCGCTTTTTCGGATACACATGTGGGAGAATAACAAAGCCACTGTGGAGTGTATGTACGGCCATAAGGGTCCTCACAAAGGAGACATTCAG acagTGAAGAAGGATGAATTCTCCACCAAATGTAACCAGACAGATCATCATCGCATGCCAGGGGGGAGGCAGGAG gAATTTCGTACGTGGCTGGAGGAGGAATGGGGACGGACACTGGAAGACATTTTCCATGAACACATGCAGGAGCTGATACTCATGAAATTCATTTACACCAGCCAGTATGA TAATTGCTTGACGTACCGTCGGATATACCTCCCGCCGTGCCTACCTTCAGACCTGATGCAGCCCGGCCTCTTTAAAGGAACTTATGGCAGTCATGGGCTGGAGATCATAATGCTGAGCTTCCATGGCCCACGTGCCAAGGCAACCAAGCTAACT GGAGACCCAAATGTGCCAGCAGGTCAGCTGACGTTAGATATTGACCTGAACCGGCCGGTGTGTCTACCAGACCTCGAGCATCAGAGGAACATTGAAGAGTTGTCCCGCCTGGTGCTTGGGGTCCATGAGGAAGCACAGCGGGATGCACAGGGCCAAGACACCCCCCCTGTAGGGGCTGAAGGAGCCAGTGTGGCAGAGGGACTAGAACCTGCTGTGACAGCTTGCGCAGAGGGTACTGGGCCCACAGGTGCCAACAGTACCCCTTCTCAGCCCCAGCCTTTCATCCTACCTCTGGGTGTCATGGCGCGTAATGAGGTTTATCCCCGCACGTGCAAGTTGTG CTTCTATGGGACTGGCCTGATTGCCGGTCATGGCTTTACGAGTCCAGAACGCACTCCGGGCCTGTTTGTGCTGTTCGATGAGGACCGCTTTGGCTTCATCTGGCTGGAACTCAAGTCCTTCAGCCTGTATAGTCGTCTAACAGACCAGCTGTCCCATGCTCAGGCCCCCAGTATGGAGCGTTTTGAGGCCATGCTGCGTAACATGCAGTCCTGGACATCCTGA
- the fbxo31 gene encoding F-box only protein 31 isoform X5, producing the protein MAVCARLCGVGQSRRCRRRQSHNQQDKQSDSDMDIDEEEEERIVGKMRADAELCYEDTGCVGPPNPKSLLDLPPELLVEIFSSLPGTALPNLALVCKKFRQILSTETIWRRRCLEEFGMKEDLRRMEVVGVSSRELYVKLLHPYRHILGLWQPDIGPYGGLLNVVVDGLFIIGWMYLPPHDPRVEDPMRRRPLFRIHMWENNKATVECMYGHKGPHKGDIQVVKKDEFSTKCNQTDHHRMPGGRQEEFRTWLEEEWGRTLEDIFHEHMQELILMKFIYTSQYDNCLTYRRIYLPPCLPSDLMQPGLFKGTYGSHGLEIIMLSFHGPRAKATKLTGDPNVPAGQLTLDIDLNRPVCLPDLEHQRNIEELSRLVLGVHEEAQRDAQGQDTPPVGAEGASVAEGLEPAVTACAEGTGPTGANSTPSQPQPFILPLGVMARNEVYPRTCKLCFYGTGLIAGHGFTSPERTPGLFVLFDEDRFGFIWLELKSFSLYSRLTDQLSHAQAPSMERFEAMLRNMQSWTS; encoded by the exons ATGGCTGTGTGTGCCAGGCTCTGCGGAGTGGGTCAGTCGCGTCGGTGCAGACGGCGGCAGAGTCACAATCAGCAGGATAAGCAGAGTGATTCTGATATGGACATagacgaagaggaggaagagaggattGTTGGCAAAATGAGAGCCGATGCTGA ACTCTGTTACGAAGACACTGGTTGTGTAGGGCCACCTAATCCGAAGTCTTTGTTGGATTTACCGCCTGAGCTTCTGGTGGAAATCTTTTCTTCCCTGCCCGGTACAGCTCTGCCAAACCTGGCTTTGGTATGCAAGAAATTCAGGCAAATCCTCAGCACGGAAACGATTTGGAGAAGGCGTTGCTTAGAGG AATTTGGCATGAAGGAAGACCTGCGCAGGATGGAAGTGGTGGGAGTGTCCAGTCGAGAGCTGTATGTTAAAC TACTTCATCCATACCGACACATTCTGGGCCTTTGGCAGCCAGACATAGGCCCCTATGGAGGGCTTCTTAATGTTGTG GTTGATGGATTGTTCATAATTGGGTGGATGTACCTACCCCCCCATGACCCACGCGTGGAGGACCCCATGCGCCGTCGTCCGCTTTTTCGGATACACATGTGGGAGAATAACAAAGCCACTGTGGAGTGTATGTACGGCCATAAGGGTCCTCACAAAGGAGACATTCAGGTGG TGAAGAAGGATGAATTCTCCACCAAATGTAACCAGACAGATCATCATCGCATGCCAGGGGGGAGGCAGGAG gAATTTCGTACGTGGCTGGAGGAGGAATGGGGACGGACACTGGAAGACATTTTCCATGAACACATGCAGGAGCTGATACTCATGAAATTCATTTACACCAGCCAGTATGA TAATTGCTTGACGTACCGTCGGATATACCTCCCGCCGTGCCTACCTTCAGACCTGATGCAGCCCGGCCTCTTTAAAGGAACTTATGGCAGTCATGGGCTGGAGATCATAATGCTGAGCTTCCATGGCCCACGTGCCAAGGCAACCAAGCTAACT GGAGACCCAAATGTGCCAGCAGGTCAGCTGACGTTAGATATTGACCTGAACCGGCCGGTGTGTCTACCAGACCTCGAGCATCAGAGGAACATTGAAGAGTTGTCCCGCCTGGTGCTTGGGGTCCATGAGGAAGCACAGCGGGATGCACAGGGCCAAGACACCCCCCCTGTAGGGGCTGAAGGAGCCAGTGTGGCAGAGGGACTAGAACCTGCTGTGACAGCTTGCGCAGAGGGTACTGGGCCCACAGGTGCCAACAGTACCCCTTCTCAGCCCCAGCCTTTCATCCTACCTCTGGGTGTCATGGCGCGTAATGAGGTTTATCCCCGCACGTGCAAGTTGTG CTTCTATGGGACTGGCCTGATTGCCGGTCATGGCTTTACGAGTCCAGAACGCACTCCGGGCCTGTTTGTGCTGTTCGATGAGGACCGCTTTGGCTTCATCTGGCTGGAACTCAAGTCCTTCAGCCTGTATAGTCGTCTAACAGACCAGCTGTCCCATGCTCAGGCCCCCAGTATGGAGCGTTTTGAGGCCATGCTGCGTAACATGCAGTCCTGGACATCCTGA
- the fbxo31 gene encoding F-box only protein 31 isoform X1, with product MAVCARLCGVGQSRRCRRRQSHNQQDKQSDSDMDIDEEEEERIVGKMRADADGGCPEISDGAGPRGANDASAKRVGASVNRLCYEDTGCVGPPNPKSLLDLPPELLVEIFSSLPGTALPNLALVCKKFRQILSTETIWRRRCLEEFGMKEDLRRMEVVGVSSRELYVKRVNPRVKSGRFMKLLPDYEHMDYRDVYKHLLHPYRHILGLWQPDIGPYGGLLNVVVDGLFIIGWMYLPPHDPRVEDPMRRRPLFRIHMWENNKATVECMYGHKGPHKGDIQTVKKDEFSTKCNQTDHHRMPGGRQEEFRTWLEEEWGRTLEDIFHEHMQELILMKFIYTSQYDNCLTYRRIYLPPCLPSDLMQPGLFKGTYGSHGLEIIMLSFHGPRAKATKLTGDPNVPAGQLTLDIDLNRPVCLPDLEHQRNIEELSRLVLGVHEEAQRDAQGQDTPPVGAEGASVAEGLEPAVTACAEGTGPTGANSTPSQPQPFILPLGVMARNEVYPRTCKLCFYGTGLIAGHGFTSPERTPGLFVLFDEDRFGFIWLELKSFSLYSRLTDQLSHAQAPSMERFEAMLRNMQSWTS from the exons ATGGCTGTGTGTGCCAGGCTCTGCGGAGTGGGTCAGTCGCGTCGGTGCAGACGGCGGCAGAGTCACAATCAGCAGGATAAGCAGAGTGATTCTGATATGGACATagacgaagaggaggaagagaggattGTTGGCAAAATGAGAGCCGATGCTGACGGTGGTTGTCCTGAGATCTCCGATGGTGCAGGGCCTAGGGGGGCAAATGACGCCTCAGCTAAACGTGTTGGTGCAAGTGTCAACAGACTCTGTTACGAAGACACTGGTTGTGTAGGGCCACCTAATCCGAAGTCTTTGTTGGATTTACCGCCTGAGCTTCTGGTGGAAATCTTTTCTTCCCTGCCCGGTACAGCTCTGCCAAACCTGGCTTTGGTATGCAAGAAATTCAGGCAAATCCTCAGCACGGAAACGATTTGGAGAAGGCGTTGCTTAGAGG AATTTGGCATGAAGGAAGACCTGCGCAGGATGGAAGTGGTGGGAGTGTCCAGTCGAGAGCTGTATGTTAAAC GTGTGAACCCAAGAGTGAAGTCAGGACGTTTTATGAAGCTCCTTCCCGATTACGAGCACATGGACTATCGGGATGTGTATAAACACT TACTTCATCCATACCGACACATTCTGGGCCTTTGGCAGCCAGACATAGGCCCCTATGGAGGGCTTCTTAATGTTGTG GTTGATGGATTGTTCATAATTGGGTGGATGTACCTACCCCCCCATGACCCACGCGTGGAGGACCCCATGCGCCGTCGTCCGCTTTTTCGGATACACATGTGGGAGAATAACAAAGCCACTGTGGAGTGTATGTACGGCCATAAGGGTCCTCACAAAGGAGACATTCAG acagTGAAGAAGGATGAATTCTCCACCAAATGTAACCAGACAGATCATCATCGCATGCCAGGGGGGAGGCAGGAG gAATTTCGTACGTGGCTGGAGGAGGAATGGGGACGGACACTGGAAGACATTTTCCATGAACACATGCAGGAGCTGATACTCATGAAATTCATTTACACCAGCCAGTATGA TAATTGCTTGACGTACCGTCGGATATACCTCCCGCCGTGCCTACCTTCAGACCTGATGCAGCCCGGCCTCTTTAAAGGAACTTATGGCAGTCATGGGCTGGAGATCATAATGCTGAGCTTCCATGGCCCACGTGCCAAGGCAACCAAGCTAACT GGAGACCCAAATGTGCCAGCAGGTCAGCTGACGTTAGATATTGACCTGAACCGGCCGGTGTGTCTACCAGACCTCGAGCATCAGAGGAACATTGAAGAGTTGTCCCGCCTGGTGCTTGGGGTCCATGAGGAAGCACAGCGGGATGCACAGGGCCAAGACACCCCCCCTGTAGGGGCTGAAGGAGCCAGTGTGGCAGAGGGACTAGAACCTGCTGTGACAGCTTGCGCAGAGGGTACTGGGCCCACAGGTGCCAACAGTACCCCTTCTCAGCCCCAGCCTTTCATCCTACCTCTGGGTGTCATGGCGCGTAATGAGGTTTATCCCCGCACGTGCAAGTTGTG CTTCTATGGGACTGGCCTGATTGCCGGTCATGGCTTTACGAGTCCAGAACGCACTCCGGGCCTGTTTGTGCTGTTCGATGAGGACCGCTTTGGCTTCATCTGGCTGGAACTCAAGTCCTTCAGCCTGTATAGTCGTCTAACAGACCAGCTGTCCCATGCTCAGGCCCCCAGTATGGAGCGTTTTGAGGCCATGCTGCGTAACATGCAGTCCTGGACATCCTGA
- the fbxo31 gene encoding F-box only protein 31 isoform X7 encodes MAVCARLCGVGQSRRCRRRQSHNQQDKQSDSDMDIDEEEEERIVGPPNPKSLLDLPPELLVEIFSSLPGTALPNLALVCKKFRQILSTETIWRRRCLEEFGMKEDLRRMEVVGVSSRELYVKLLHPYRHILGLWQPDIGPYGGLLNVVVDGLFIIGWMYLPPHDPRVEDPMRRRPLFRIHMWENNKATVECMYGHKGPHKGDIQVVKKDEFSTKCNQTDHHRMPGGRQEEFRTWLEEEWGRTLEDIFHEHMQELILMKFIYTSQYDNCLTYRRIYLPPCLPSDLMQPGLFKGTYGSHGLEIIMLSFHGPRAKATKLTGDPNVPAGQLTLDIDLNRPVCLPDLEHQRNIEELSRLVLGVHEEAQRDAQGQDTPPVGAEGASVAEGLEPAVTACAEGTGPTGANSTPSQPQPFILPLGVMARNEVYPRTCKLCFYGTGLIAGHGFTSPERTPGLFVLFDEDRFGFIWLELKSFSLYSRLTDQLSHAQAPSMERFEAMLRNMQSWTS; translated from the exons ATGGCTGTGTGTGCCAGGCTCTGCGGAGTGGGTCAGTCGCGTCGGTGCAGACGGCGGCAGAGTCACAATCAGCAGGATAAGCAGAGTGATTCTGATATGGACATagacgaagaggaggaagagaggattGTTG GGCCACCTAATCCGAAGTCTTTGTTGGATTTACCGCCTGAGCTTCTGGTGGAAATCTTTTCTTCCCTGCCCGGTACAGCTCTGCCAAACCTGGCTTTGGTATGCAAGAAATTCAGGCAAATCCTCAGCACGGAAACGATTTGGAGAAGGCGTTGCTTAGAGG AATTTGGCATGAAGGAAGACCTGCGCAGGATGGAAGTGGTGGGAGTGTCCAGTCGAGAGCTGTATGTTAAAC TACTTCATCCATACCGACACATTCTGGGCCTTTGGCAGCCAGACATAGGCCCCTATGGAGGGCTTCTTAATGTTGTG GTTGATGGATTGTTCATAATTGGGTGGATGTACCTACCCCCCCATGACCCACGCGTGGAGGACCCCATGCGCCGTCGTCCGCTTTTTCGGATACACATGTGGGAGAATAACAAAGCCACTGTGGAGTGTATGTACGGCCATAAGGGTCCTCACAAAGGAGACATTCAGGTGG TGAAGAAGGATGAATTCTCCACCAAATGTAACCAGACAGATCATCATCGCATGCCAGGGGGGAGGCAGGAG gAATTTCGTACGTGGCTGGAGGAGGAATGGGGACGGACACTGGAAGACATTTTCCATGAACACATGCAGGAGCTGATACTCATGAAATTCATTTACACCAGCCAGTATGA TAATTGCTTGACGTACCGTCGGATATACCTCCCGCCGTGCCTACCTTCAGACCTGATGCAGCCCGGCCTCTTTAAAGGAACTTATGGCAGTCATGGGCTGGAGATCATAATGCTGAGCTTCCATGGCCCACGTGCCAAGGCAACCAAGCTAACT GGAGACCCAAATGTGCCAGCAGGTCAGCTGACGTTAGATATTGACCTGAACCGGCCGGTGTGTCTACCAGACCTCGAGCATCAGAGGAACATTGAAGAGTTGTCCCGCCTGGTGCTTGGGGTCCATGAGGAAGCACAGCGGGATGCACAGGGCCAAGACACCCCCCCTGTAGGGGCTGAAGGAGCCAGTGTGGCAGAGGGACTAGAACCTGCTGTGACAGCTTGCGCAGAGGGTACTGGGCCCACAGGTGCCAACAGTACCCCTTCTCAGCCCCAGCCTTTCATCCTACCTCTGGGTGTCATGGCGCGTAATGAGGTTTATCCCCGCACGTGCAAGTTGTG CTTCTATGGGACTGGCCTGATTGCCGGTCATGGCTTTACGAGTCCAGAACGCACTCCGGGCCTGTTTGTGCTGTTCGATGAGGACCGCTTTGGCTTCATCTGGCTGGAACTCAAGTCCTTCAGCCTGTATAGTCGTCTAACAGACCAGCTGTCCCATGCTCAGGCCCCCAGTATGGAGCGTTTTGAGGCCATGCTGCGTAACATGCAGTCCTGGACATCCTGA
- the fbxo31 gene encoding F-box only protein 31 isoform X6, with the protein MAVCARLCGVGQSRRCRRRQSHNQQDKQSDSDMDIDEEEEERIVGKMRADADDTGCVGPPNPKSLLDLPPELLVEIFSSLPGTALPNLALVCKKFRQILSTETIWRRRCLEEFGMKEDLRRMEVVGVSSRELYVKLLHPYRHILGLWQPDIGPYGGLLNVVVDGLFIIGWMYLPPHDPRVEDPMRRRPLFRIHMWENNKATVECMYGHKGPHKGDIQVVKKDEFSTKCNQTDHHRMPGGRQEEFRTWLEEEWGRTLEDIFHEHMQELILMKFIYTSQYDNCLTYRRIYLPPCLPSDLMQPGLFKGTYGSHGLEIIMLSFHGPRAKATKLTGDPNVPAGQLTLDIDLNRPVCLPDLEHQRNIEELSRLVLGVHEEAQRDAQGQDTPPVGAEGASVAEGLEPAVTACAEGTGPTGANSTPSQPQPFILPLGVMARNEVYPRTCKLCFYGTGLIAGHGFTSPERTPGLFVLFDEDRFGFIWLELKSFSLYSRLTDQLSHAQAPSMERFEAMLRNMQSWTS; encoded by the exons ATGGCTGTGTGTGCCAGGCTCTGCGGAGTGGGTCAGTCGCGTCGGTGCAGACGGCGGCAGAGTCACAATCAGCAGGATAAGCAGAGTGATTCTGATATGGACATagacgaagaggaggaagagaggattGTTGGCAAAATGAGAGCCGATGCTGACG ACACTGGTTGTGTAGGGCCACCTAATCCGAAGTCTTTGTTGGATTTACCGCCTGAGCTTCTGGTGGAAATCTTTTCTTCCCTGCCCGGTACAGCTCTGCCAAACCTGGCTTTGGTATGCAAGAAATTCAGGCAAATCCTCAGCACGGAAACGATTTGGAGAAGGCGTTGCTTAGAGG AATTTGGCATGAAGGAAGACCTGCGCAGGATGGAAGTGGTGGGAGTGTCCAGTCGAGAGCTGTATGTTAAAC TACTTCATCCATACCGACACATTCTGGGCCTTTGGCAGCCAGACATAGGCCCCTATGGAGGGCTTCTTAATGTTGTG GTTGATGGATTGTTCATAATTGGGTGGATGTACCTACCCCCCCATGACCCACGCGTGGAGGACCCCATGCGCCGTCGTCCGCTTTTTCGGATACACATGTGGGAGAATAACAAAGCCACTGTGGAGTGTATGTACGGCCATAAGGGTCCTCACAAAGGAGACATTCAGGTGG TGAAGAAGGATGAATTCTCCACCAAATGTAACCAGACAGATCATCATCGCATGCCAGGGGGGAGGCAGGAG gAATTTCGTACGTGGCTGGAGGAGGAATGGGGACGGACACTGGAAGACATTTTCCATGAACACATGCAGGAGCTGATACTCATGAAATTCATTTACACCAGCCAGTATGA TAATTGCTTGACGTACCGTCGGATATACCTCCCGCCGTGCCTACCTTCAGACCTGATGCAGCCCGGCCTCTTTAAAGGAACTTATGGCAGTCATGGGCTGGAGATCATAATGCTGAGCTTCCATGGCCCACGTGCCAAGGCAACCAAGCTAACT GGAGACCCAAATGTGCCAGCAGGTCAGCTGACGTTAGATATTGACCTGAACCGGCCGGTGTGTCTACCAGACCTCGAGCATCAGAGGAACATTGAAGAGTTGTCCCGCCTGGTGCTTGGGGTCCATGAGGAAGCACAGCGGGATGCACAGGGCCAAGACACCCCCCCTGTAGGGGCTGAAGGAGCCAGTGTGGCAGAGGGACTAGAACCTGCTGTGACAGCTTGCGCAGAGGGTACTGGGCCCACAGGTGCCAACAGTACCCCTTCTCAGCCCCAGCCTTTCATCCTACCTCTGGGTGTCATGGCGCGTAATGAGGTTTATCCCCGCACGTGCAAGTTGTG CTTCTATGGGACTGGCCTGATTGCCGGTCATGGCTTTACGAGTCCAGAACGCACTCCGGGCCTGTTTGTGCTGTTCGATGAGGACCGCTTTGGCTTCATCTGGCTGGAACTCAAGTCCTTCAGCCTGTATAGTCGTCTAACAGACCAGCTGTCCCATGCTCAGGCCCCCAGTATGGAGCGTTTTGAGGCCATGCTGCGTAACATGCAGTCCTGGACATCCTGA